In Firmicutes bacterium HGW-Firmicutes-1, a genomic segment contains:
- a CDS encoding AraC family transcriptional regulator translates to MDSLKNMNEALGYIEENLTNDIDFKTVAKIAFCSEYHFQRMFSFLAGVTLAEYIRRRRLTLAAFELNKSNTKVIDVAIKYGYNSPDSFARAFQSLHGMTPSEARSNGKSLKAYPPMTFQLTIKGGNEMNYRIEEKEAFRIVGIQKRVPIVFHGVNSEIASMWKSLNNEVINKLKELSNVEPLGLISASTNFSEGRMKEKGELDHYIGVATTKECPDNLTQLEVPASTWAVFTAVGPFPDALQNAWGRIYSEWFPSSNYEQTEGPEILWNENKEVTSPTFKSEIWIPIMKNLS, encoded by the coding sequence ATGGATTCACTTAAAAATATGAATGAAGCATTAGGCTATATCGAAGAAAATCTTACTAATGATATCGATTTTAAAACAGTAGCAAAGATTGCTTTTTGCTCAGAATATCATTTTCAACGAATGTTTTCTTTTCTTGCAGGTGTTACTCTGGCAGAGTATATACGCCGCAGACGCCTTACTCTTGCAGCATTTGAACTAAATAAGAGCAATACTAAGGTAATTGATGTCGCAATAAAATATGGGTATAACTCACCAGACTCTTTCGCAAGAGCCTTCCAAAGTTTGCATGGAATGACACCATCAGAGGCCAGAAGTAATGGAAAATCACTAAAAGCCTATCCACCAATGACCTTTCAATTAACAATTAAAGGAGGAAATGAAATGAATTATCGGATTGAAGAAAAAGAAGCATTTCGTATCGTTGGTATTCAAAAAAGAGTTCCAATAGTTTTTCATGGTGTAAATTCAGAGATTGCATCTATGTGGAAAAGTCTAAACAATGAAGTAATTAATAAACTTAAAGAACTTTCTAATGTGGAGCCATTAGGACTAATTAGTGCATCAACAAACTTTTCTGAAGGGCGAATGAAGGAAAAAGGTGAACTAGACCATTATATCGGTGTGGCAACAACTAAGGAGTGTCCAGATAACCTGACACAACTTGAGGTTCCTGCCTCAACATGGGCTGTATTTACAGCAGTGGGACCTTTTCCAGATGCACTTCAAAATGCTTGGGGACGTATTTATTCCGAATGGTTCCCGTCTTCAAACTACGAACAAACAGAAGGACCAGAAATCTTATGGAATGAGAATAAAGAAGTAACTTCACCAACTTTTAAAAGTGAAATATGGATACCCATTATGAAGAACTTATCGTAG
- a CDS encoding ferredoxin — MAYKITDECIACGACEPECPVGCISEGDVYVIDEAVCIDCGACAGVCPVDAPQAQ; from the coding sequence ATGGCATATAAAATTACTGATGAGTGTATTGCATGTGGCGCTTGTGAACCAGAATGTCCAGTAGGATGCATTTCTGAAGGCGACGTTTATGTAATTGATGAAGCTGTATGTATCGATTGTGGCGCTTGTGCTGGTGTTTGTCCTGTAGACGCACCTCAAGCTCAATAA
- the pflA gene encoding pyruvate formate-lyase 1-activating enzyme — protein sequence MEDILGKIHSIETCGTLDGPGIRFVVFMQGCNLRCQYCHNPDTWDTTSGTIYTPTDLFKEILNYESYMRFSNGGITVTGGEPLLQIDFLIQLFMLCKEHGIHTVLDTAGSIFNDKVKILLEWTDLVILDIKSFDKVQYLNLTGAKLQPTIEFIDYTNTIQKSIWIRYVLVPNLTDDLSIISDLSKFLGSHKYIEKIEVLPFHKLGEYKWEALNLPYTLLDTSVPTESDLLKVLEAFYKYNRNVVIV from the coding sequence ATGGAAGACATTCTCGGCAAAATACACTCCATTGAAACCTGTGGAACTCTAGATGGACCGGGCATACGGTTTGTTGTTTTTATGCAGGGCTGTAATTTACGATGTCAATATTGCCACAATCCTGATACTTGGGATACTACTAGTGGTACAATTTATACCCCAACGGATTTGTTTAAAGAGATTCTAAACTACGAATCTTACATGCGCTTTTCCAATGGCGGCATAACAGTAACTGGTGGAGAACCGTTGTTACAGATTGATTTTTTAATACAGCTCTTTATGCTTTGTAAGGAGCATGGAATTCACACCGTACTCGACACCGCAGGTTCAATCTTCAATGATAAAGTAAAAATCCTACTCGAATGGACTGATCTTGTAATCCTAGATATTAAGAGCTTTGATAAGGTTCAATATCTCAATCTTACAGGCGCAAAATTGCAGCCTACAATAGAATTTATTGACTATACAAATACAATACAAAAAAGCATTTGGATTCGTTACGTACTTGTACCAAATTTAACCGACGATTTATCAATCATATCTGACCTTTCTAAATTTTTAGGTTCTCATAAATATATTGAAAAGATTGAAGTTCTACCATTTCATAAACTGGGTGAATATAAATGGGAAGCATTAAATCTTCCTTATACTTTACTAGATACCAGCGTACCTACTGAAAGTGATCTTTTGAAAGTTTTAGAGGCTTTTTATAAATATAATCGAAATGTTGTTATAGTATAA
- a CDS encoding GntR family transcriptional regulator, with amino-acid sequence MGGVQMGVIYIEVKNSLFQKISEGVYKAGDKIPSERDLSDEYHVSRMTARQAVSLLVTEGVVYREKGKGTFVSSKQFSQNNVKSFTQTLKEQGYDPTTIMLEFSNVHSLREISAIMELPYDAQYIKMKRLRLGNGVPIALETVYLPRDKYSGLKEEDIGQSLYNTLEKGYGYVVGRVSNEIDACISNRMMMKLFEVQKPVALLKLVGISYTIDGDKLFYEESYYRSDLYKYQVDIYKRK; translated from the coding sequence ATGGGAGGGGTGCAAATGGGAGTTATTTATATTGAAGTTAAGAATAGTCTCTTTCAAAAGATTAGCGAAGGTGTCTATAAAGCTGGAGACAAAATTCCATCAGAAAGAGATCTATCAGATGAATATCACGTAAGTAGAATGACTGCGCGTCAAGCAGTTAGTTTACTTGTTACAGAGGGTGTAGTTTATAGAGAAAAAGGAAAAGGAACCTTCGTATCTTCCAAACAATTTTCTCAAAACAATGTTAAGAGTTTTACACAAACGTTGAAAGAACAAGGATATGATCCTACAACGATCATGTTAGAATTCTCAAATGTTCACAGCCTTAGAGAGATCAGTGCTATCATGGAACTTCCATATGATGCCCAGTATATTAAAATGAAAAGATTGCGTTTGGGCAATGGAGTTCCGATTGCATTAGAGACTGTTTACCTGCCAAGAGATAAATATAGCGGCTTAAAGGAAGAAGACATAGGCCAATCCCTATACAATACCTTGGAGAAAGGATATGGCTATGTTGTAGGGCGGGTTTCTAATGAGATTGATGCATGTATATCGAATCGTATGATGATGAAATTATTTGAAGTTCAAAAACCAGTTGCTCTACTAAAATTAGTCGGAATAAGCTATACTATTGATGGGGATAAATTATTTTATGAAGAGTCCTATTATAGATCAGATTTGTACAAGTACCAAGTTGATATTTATAAAAGAAAGTAG
- a CDS encoding disulfide oxidoreductase: MAQVTKEMIIGDIIRIDQGVIPILMGAGMHCVGCPSAQGESLEEACMVHGMDVEILVGNINAYLENK; this comes from the coding sequence ATGGCTCAAGTAACAAAGGAAATGATTATCGGTGATATCATTAGAATAGACCAAGGCGTTATACCAATTCTTATGGGAGCAGGTATGCATTGCGTGGGTTGTCCATCTGCTCAAGGCGAATCTCTTGAAGAGGCTTGTATGGTTCATGGAATGGATGTTGAGATTTTAGTTGGGAATATTAATGCATATTTAGAAAATAAGTAG
- a CDS encoding amino acid-binding protein yields the protein MFSILAFAGCTKKEATDDGTKVEDTEEGTEEGITEPIKLGLIVPKTGQVAQYGIAVENAAKLAVDEVNAAGGINGQEVILVSYDNKADAQESISVFNRLVDNDKIVALVGPVISSTSLAVGELANDLEIPMISPTATNLNVTVGLDYVFRACYIDPYQGGTVAKFANENLKATKAAILYNSGDDYSTGLAEAFKATFEEAGGTVTDYEGYTADDKDFKAVLTKIKGNSPEVIFIPDYYNTVGLIAGQVKEVGLEAVMLGGDGWDDVQKEYADVMEGSYFANHYAADDPDPIVQDFITAYKSAYNGETPNALAALGYDATKIMLAAIKTANTTNGPAIREALAATDADAVAGHVTFDENGDPLKAISMIKIVAGELKLEAKVQ from the coding sequence ATGTTTTCTATTTTAGCATTTGCAGGATGTACTAAGAAAGAAGCGACAGATGATGGTACTAAGGTTGAAGATACTGAAGAAGGTACAGAAGAAGGAATTACGGAACCAATCAAACTTGGTTTAATCGTTCCTAAGACTGGACAAGTGGCTCAATATGGTATCGCTGTTGAAAATGCAGCTAAATTAGCAGTAGATGAAGTAAATGCTGCTGGTGGTATCAATGGTCAAGAAGTTATTTTGGTTTCTTATGACAACAAAGCAGATGCACAAGAAAGTATTAGTGTATTTAATAGACTAGTAGACAATGATAAAATTGTTGCATTAGTTGGACCAGTTATTAGCTCAACATCATTAGCAGTTGGAGAATTGGCTAATGATTTAGAAATTCCTATGATTTCTCCAACAGCTACAAACTTAAACGTTACAGTAGGTTTAGATTATGTATTTAGAGCTTGTTACATTGATCCATATCAAGGTGGAACAGTAGCTAAATTTGCAAATGAAAACTTAAAAGCAACAAAAGCAGCAATCCTTTACAATTCAGGAGATGACTATTCAACTGGACTTGCAGAAGCATTCAAAGCTACATTTGAAGAAGCTGGTGGTACAGTAACTGATTACGAAGGTTACACTGCTGATGATAAAGACTTTAAAGCAGTTTTAACAAAGATCAAAGGAAATAGCCCAGAAGTAATTTTTATTCCTGATTATTACAACACAGTTGGATTAATCGCTGGTCAAGTAAAAGAAGTTGGTCTTGAAGCAGTTATGCTTGGTGGAGACGGATGGGATGATGTTCAAAAAGAATATGCAGACGTAATGGAAGGTTCATACTTTGCGAACCACTATGCCGCTGATGACCCAGACCCAATCGTTCAAGATTTCATTACAGCTTACAAATCAGCTTACAATGGCGAAACTCCAAACGCTTTAGCAGCACTTGGATATGATGCTACAAAAATCATGCTTGCAGCTATCAAAACAGCAAACACTACAAATGGTCCTGCAATTAGAGAAGCACTTGCAGCTACTGATGCTGATGCTGTTGCTGGTCATGTTACATTTGATGAAAATGGTGACCCATTAAAAGCAATTTCAATGATTAAAATAGTTGCTGGAGAGCTTAAGCTTGAAGCAAAAGTTCAATAA
- a CDS encoding branched-chain amino acid ABC transporter permease, with protein MKDFLQQIIYGINAGSIYALIALGYTMVYGIVKLINFAHGDILMMGAYFGLLAMTVFGIPFPIAIILAMILCATFGMLVERVAYRPLRNAPRISALITALGISMFLESYFAVQFGLEVRKMPEIPWLVGTTMIGGISIPKVTFLIVGLSILCMVGLQFIVKKTKVGKAMRAVSEDMQAAKLMGINVNKTISFTFALGSGLGALGGVLYSVAYYQVEPYMGILPGLKAFVAAVLGGIGIIPGAMFGGFVMGIIENLTKGFISSSWSNAILFGILILVLLFKPSGIFGKNTREKV; from the coding sequence ATGAAAGATTTCCTTCAACAAATCATATACGGCATCAATGCAGGAAGTATTTATGCGTTAATAGCATTAGGCTATACGATGGTTTACGGTATTGTTAAATTAATAAACTTTGCTCATGGTGATATTTTGATGATGGGTGCTTATTTTGGATTACTTGCAATGACAGTCTTTGGTATTCCATTTCCAATTGCCATCATTTTAGCAATGATATTATGCGCAACCTTTGGTATGCTAGTGGAGAGAGTAGCGTATAGACCACTCAGAAATGCACCAAGAATTTCAGCATTGATTACGGCTCTTGGTATTAGTATGTTTCTAGAAAGTTATTTCGCGGTACAATTTGGACTTGAAGTTAGAAAAATGCCAGAAATACCTTGGCTTGTAGGTACAACAATGATAGGAGGCATTAGTATTCCTAAAGTAACCTTTTTAATTGTTGGATTATCTATTTTGTGTATGGTTGGGTTGCAATTTATAGTTAAAAAAACGAAGGTCGGAAAAGCAATGCGTGCTGTGTCTGAAGACATGCAGGCAGCTAAGTTAATGGGTATTAATGTAAATAAAACAATTTCATTTACATTTGCACTTGGTTCAGGTCTAGGTGCATTAGGTGGAGTATTATATAGCGTTGCATATTATCAAGTTGAACCATATATGGGTATATTACCAGGTCTTAAAGCCTTTGTTGCAGCAGTTCTTGGAGGAATTGGAATTATCCCAGGAGCTATGTTTGGAGGTTTTGTAATGGGTATTATTGAAAACTTGACTAAAGGGTTTATTTCATCAAGTTGGTCCAACGCCATTCTTTTTGGCATACTAATTCTTGTTCTATTATTTAAGCCATCAGGAATATTTGGCAAAAATACTAGAGAGAAAGTGTAG
- a CDS encoding branched-chain amino acid ABC transporter permease has product MKKWQELLITLSAIGVLYTVLALLLEFDVLSNYNRGIMILIGINIIAAASLNFATGILGQLALGHAGFMAIGAYTSAIFAKAVMDSGMPSVLIMILALCLGGTVAAAFGVAIGIPALRLRGDYLGIVTLGFGEIIRISIYNIKAIGGARPVLGIPKGLMGFTQIFFLVVIVLMALYLLIRSRHGRAILSIRENEIAAEAVGIPTTFYKIFGFATSAFFAGVAGGALAFNQRIIDPRKFTFMFSVEIFIIVVLGGMGSLTGTVIAAIVLGILNEWLHFIDQYRLVIYALLLVVMMIVRPSGLFGTREFSLVGLIKKLIARSKKTNSIE; this is encoded by the coding sequence ATGAAAAAATGGCAAGAACTATTAATTACACTCTCCGCAATAGGAGTTCTCTATACTGTATTAGCTTTATTATTGGAATTTGATGTCCTAAGCAATTACAATAGAGGGATTATGATTTTAATTGGGATCAATATTATTGCAGCAGCAAGCTTGAATTTTGCTACTGGTATTTTAGGACAATTGGCGCTAGGACACGCTGGCTTTATGGCGATAGGTGCTTATACCTCAGCTATTTTTGCTAAAGCAGTCATGGATTCGGGCATGCCAAGTGTACTCATTATGATCCTTGCTTTATGTCTTGGTGGTACGGTTGCAGCAGCCTTTGGAGTTGCAATTGGGATACCTGCACTACGCCTTAGAGGCGATTACTTAGGGATAGTAACACTAGGCTTTGGTGAAATCATTAGAATATCTATCTACAATATTAAAGCAATTGGTGGCGCAAGACCTGTTCTTGGTATTCCTAAAGGTCTTATGGGATTCACACAAATCTTTTTCCTAGTAGTGATTGTGCTAATGGCACTATACTTATTGATTAGATCAAGACATGGTAGAGCAATTTTATCTATTAGAGAAAATGAAATAGCAGCAGAAGCGGTTGGTATTCCAACAACCTTCTATAAAATATTTGGATTTGCTACATCTGCATTTTTTGCTGGTGTTGCTGGTGGTGCATTGGCATTTAACCAACGTATCATTGACCCTAGAAAATTTACCTTTATGTTTTCCGTGGAAATTTTCATTATTGTTGTACTAGGTGGAATGGGCAGTTTAACTGGAACGGTTATAGCAGCTATTGTACTTGGTATATTAAATGAGTGGCTACACTTTATTGACCAATATAGACTTGTAATTTATGCTCTTTTATTGGTTGTTATGATGATCGTAAGACCATCAGGTTTATTTGGAACAAGAGAGTTTTCACTAGTAGGGTTAATTAAGAAATTAATTGCACGTAGCAAAAAGACCAATAGCATAGAATAA
- a CDS encoding ABC transporter ATP-binding protein: MALLETTNLGITFGGLRAVGNFDISIEEHELVGLIGPNGAGKTTIFNLLTGVYLPTEGDVLVDGKSVVGLKPYQIVTRGLSRTFQNIRLFKDLTVIDNVKIAFHQQMKYGIVNTLLRFPGTRFWREEAEVDKKARELLKIFNMEGSADKLAKNLPYGQQRKLEIARALATNPKLVLLDEPAAGMNPQETKELMDTIRFIREKFDVSILLIEHDMSLVMGICERIIVIDYGMIIAKGTPEEIKNNPKVIGAYLGA; the protein is encoded by the coding sequence ATGGCATTATTAGAAACAACTAATTTAGGAATTACATTTGGTGGCCTTAGAGCAGTAGGCAACTTTGATATATCTATAGAAGAACATGAATTGGTAGGACTTATCGGACCAAACGGTGCAGGTAAAACGACTATATTTAACCTTCTTACGGGAGTTTATTTACCTACTGAAGGGGATGTTCTTGTTGATGGGAAAAGCGTTGTAGGACTGAAACCTTATCAAATCGTTACGAGAGGGCTTTCAAGAACCTTCCAGAACATACGTCTATTTAAAGATTTAACAGTTATTGATAATGTAAAGATAGCTTTTCACCAACAAATGAAGTATGGAATTGTAAATACATTATTGAGATTTCCAGGAACACGTTTTTGGAGAGAAGAAGCTGAGGTTGATAAAAAAGCAAGAGAATTGCTTAAGATTTTTAATATGGAAGGATCGGCAGACAAATTAGCTAAAAATCTTCCTTATGGACAACAAAGAAAGCTAGAAATCGCAAGGGCACTTGCTACAAATCCTAAGCTGGTATTATTAGATGAACCAGCTGCAGGAATGAATCCTCAAGAAACAAAGGAATTGATGGATACAATACGATTCATACGTGAAAAGTTTGATGTTTCAATTCTGTTAATAGAACATGACATGAGTTTGGTTATGGGTATCTGCGAGCGTATTATAGTAATTGACTATGGTATGATTATAGCTAAAGGTACACCAGAAGAAATAAAAAATAATCCTAAGGTAATTGGCGCATATTTAGGTGCCTAG
- a CDS encoding ABC transporter ATP-binding protein: MLKVNDIHVYYGAIHAIKGVSFEVNQGEIVTLIGANGAGKTTILHTVSGLIKPKTGTIELLDTEISNIEAHKIVEMGMAQVPEGRRVFAKMSVQENLEMGAFSRKDKANFNDDYDMVFEKFPRLKERRKQLAGTMSGGEQQMLAMARALMSRPKILLLDEPSMGLAPILVDEIFNIVQEINKAGTTVLLVEQNAHKALSIASRAYVLETGNVVLSGQASDLLDNEEVKKAYLG; the protein is encoded by the coding sequence TTGTTAAAAGTAAATGATATTCACGTTTATTATGGAGCGATACATGCTATTAAAGGCGTTAGCTTTGAAGTTAATCAAGGAGAAATTGTAACTCTAATTGGTGCGAATGGGGCAGGTAAAACAACCATTTTGCATACGGTTTCGGGTCTCATTAAACCTAAAACAGGAACAATTGAACTCTTAGATACAGAAATTTCTAATATAGAAGCACATAAAATTGTAGAAATGGGAATGGCTCAGGTACCAGAAGGCAGAAGGGTTTTTGCTAAAATGTCTGTGCAAGAAAACCTAGAAATGGGTGCCTTCTCTCGAAAAGACAAAGCTAATTTTAACGATGACTATGATATGGTTTTTGAAAAGTTTCCTAGACTTAAAGAGAGAAGAAAGCAGTTGGCAGGTACAATGAGCGGTGGCGAGCAGCAAATGCTTGCAATGGCAAGAGCACTTATGTCAAGGCCTAAAATTCTTTTGTTAGACGAACCATCAATGGGACTTGCACCAATCCTAGTAGATGAAATATTTAATATTGTTCAAGAAATTAATAAAGCAGGAACAACTGTGTTGCTAGTTGAACAAAATGCGCACAAAGCATTATCAATTGCTTCCAGAGCTTATGTGCTTGAAACAGGTAATGTTGTGTTATCTGGGCAAGCATCCGATTTATTAGATAATGAAGAGGTTAAAAAAGCATACTTAGGATAA